CGGCCTTGTCCGCCGAGATGAGGGCCCGCACCACCCGCTCCACGTTCCCCCCCGCGAGGTAGTGGGCCTCCAGGTCCGAGGTGGAGAGCTTGATCCCCGCCTTCCACGCCGCGATCATGGGCATGATCACCCGGTGGGGGTTCACCTTCCTGAGGCGCATGCCGATGAACGTAACCGGCCCCACCGGGACCCCGGCGGCCACAGCTGAGATCCACAATCCCACCGGAACGAAGTAGAAGAACAGCCACAGGAACAGGATCGCCAGTACCGGAATCGCAATCAGAACTGCCATCGTTCACTCCCCTCCTTCGATTCGACGGACCACCTTGCGGTAGCCCTCGTCCCTGACCACCACGATGGCGGTCCCCTTAGGGAGGAACCCCTCCTCGCACGTCACGTCCACCCGCTCCCCACCGAAGTCCCCCACCCCCACCGGGTGGAGGTCGCTTGCCGCTACGCCGCGCCGGCCGACCCATGGGCTGGCTGGGGCCGGGGCGGTTCCCCGGTCCGTGGCCCGGCCGGTGATCGTCGAGGACAGGATCACCCCGCCTAGCCGCAGGCGGCTCTTGGGAAGCCGGGTGAGGAGGACGGCCACCCCCACCACCGCCGCCACCAGGCCCCCCGATACCGCCCCCACCGCCCCGAGCGCCTCGTCGGGCCGGGTGAACGGCCCGACCATGGCCGTGTAGAACCCAAGGCCGATCAGCACGAGACCCAGGAGCCCGGCCAGGCCGAAGTCGCTGGCGGTGAACACGAATACTTCTAGGAGCATCGCCACCGCGCCCCCGACGAAGAACACCAGCGACTCCCATCCGGCGAGGCCGACGAAGTAGTGGGCCCAGAAGAAGAGCCCGAGGCAGCCGATGCCCACCGTTCCGGGAAGGCCGAACCCGGGGGTGAGCGCCTCCACGATCAGGCCCAACACCCCGACGGTGATGAGGATCGCCGCCACCCACGGCGAGGTCAGGGTGGCCGCCAGGGAGTCCACCCAGCGCGGGGAAAACCGGACCACCGCCGCCCCGGGAAGGCCCGCCGCCACAAGGAGCCCACCGAGGTCGGCCACCTCGCCGTCGGAGTACCCCCACTGGGCGGCTTCATTCGCGGTCAGGGTGAGGAGCTTGCCCCGCTCCACGAGGTTCGGGATCACCACGTCCCGGTCCACCATCGCCTCCGCCACCTCCGGCGGGCGCCCCCTGGCCTCGGCCGTGGCCTTGAAAAGCTTGCGCACCGCGGACACGGTCTTCTCCGGGGCCTCCCGCATCTGGCTGTCCTCGAAGTACACCGGGGTTGCCGCGCCCATCACCCCGGCCGGGTCGAAGTAGATCCGCCCACAGGCGATGGCGAGGAGGGCCCCGGCGGAGAACGCCTCCCGGTGGACGTAGGCGATGGTGGGAAGAGGGGCGTCCAGGATCACGTCACGGGCGGCGGAGGCGGCATCGAGATACCCGCCGGGGGTGGAGAACTCCAGGATCGCCGCGGCCGCCCCCGCCGCCGCGGCCTGGGCGAGCCCGGCCCGCACGTAGGACACCGTGCCCCGCCCGATCTCGCCTTCGATCCGAAGGAGCCAGACCTCAGGCGTGCCCTGGACGACCCCGAAGGAACCGGCGAGGAAAATCGCGATGAACAACCATCTCTTCACAGGAGCATTGTAGGGGCCGAAGGCCCCGAGCGCCAAGTTTCCGCGCTGGATCATTGTGCGGATTGCTTGCCCCAGGGGCCGTGGTACCATTTAAGGTTGTGGAGGAACACGGACGGATGGTGATCGTGGCCAGCTTTGGCCGACCGGGGGATGCGCATTTGGCGCGGATGGAGCTCGAGGCGGAGGGGATCCAGGCGTTCGTCCTTGACGAGCATGCGATCTCCACGAACCCGTTCTACGCCCCGGCCCTGGGCGGGGTGAAGGTGGCGGTGCGGGAGGAGGACGCGGCTCGGGCGCGGGCGATCCTGGGGAAGGAAGCGGGGTGAGCCCGCTCGCCNNNNNNNNNNNNNNNNNNNNNNNNNNNNNNNNNNNNNNNNNNNNNNNNNNNNNNNNNNNNNNNNNNNNNNNNNNNNNNNNNNNNNNNNNNNNNNNNNNNNACGCGGCTCGGGCGCGGGCGATCCTGGGGAAGGAAGCGGGGTGAGCCCGCTCGCCTTGGGGGCGCTCGCCTCCCTGGCGGCAGGGCTC
The genomic region above belongs to Candidatus Acetothermia bacterium and contains:
- a CDS encoding nodulation protein NfeD; this translates as MKRWLFIAIFLAGSFGVVQGTPEVWLLRIEGEIGRGTVSYVRAGLAQAAAAGAAAAILEFSTPGGYLDAASAARDVILDAPLPTIAYVHREAFSAGALLAIACGRIYFDPAGVMGAATPVYFEDSQMREAPEKTVSAVRKLFKATAEARGRPPEVAEAMVDRDVVIPNLVERGKLLTLTANEAAQWGYSDGEVADLGGLLVAAGLPGAAVVRFSPRWVDSLAATLTSPWVAAILITVGVLGLIVEALTPGFGLPGTVGIGCLGLFFWAHYFVGLAGWESLVFFVGGAVAMLLEVFVFTASDFGLAGLLGLVLIGLGFYTAMVGPFTRPDEALGAVGAVSGGLVAAVVGVAVLLTRLPKSRLRLGGVILSSTITGRATDRGTAPAPASPWVGRRGVAASDLHPVGVGDFGGERVDVTCEEGFLPKGTAIVVVRDEGYRKVVRRIEGGE
- a CDS encoding DUF2007 domain-containing protein: MEEHGRMVIVASFGRPGDAHLARMELEAEGIQAFVLDEHAISTNPFYAPALGGVKVAVREEDAARARAILGKEAG